A region from the Aegilops tauschii subsp. strangulata cultivar AL8/78 chromosome 5, Aet v6.0, whole genome shotgun sequence genome encodes:
- the LOC109746522 gene encoding lactoylglutathione lyase GLX1, translating into MRALPMAVSRGAVACATPAAAVPRRSMLLSSAAAGAVLQSDPIRLSTPKLKLRASAGAAQAAATSFSSNDEAFAWAKKDNMRLLHVVYGVGDIDRTIKFYTECLGMKLLRKRDIPEEKYTNAFLGYGPEETNFAIELTYTNAFLRTNYGVDSYDIGAGFGHFGIATDDVAKTVELIRAKGGKVTREPGPVKGGKTVIAFIEDPDGYKFEILERPGTPEPLGQVMLRVGDLDRAISFYEKACGMKLLRKRDNPEYKYTVVMMGYGPEDQNAVLELTYNYGVAAEYDKGSACAQIAIGTDDVYKTAEVVKLSGGQVVREAGPLPGLGTKITAILDPDGWKSVFVDNIDFAKELE; encoded by the exons ATGAGGGCTCTCCCAATGGCCGTCAGCCGTGGCGCCGTCGCCTGCGCCACCCCAGCCGCCGCCGTTCCCCGGAGATCCATGCTCCTCTCCAGCGCTGCCGCGGGCGCAG TTCTGCAGTCCGACCCCATCAGGCTGAGCACGCCCAAGCTCAAGCTCCGCGCCTCCGCGGGCGCCGCGCAGGCCGCGGCCACCTCCTTCTCCAGCAATGACGAGGCCTTTGCCTGGGCCAAGAAGGACAACATGAGGCTCCTCCACGTCGTCTACGGCGTCGGCGACATCGACAGGACCATCAA GTTCTACACCGAATGCCTGGGCATGAAGCTGCTGAGGAAGCGTGACATACCCGAAGAGAAGTACACCAATGCCTTCCTCGGATACGGCCCCGAGGAAACCAACTTTGCCATCGAGCTCACCTACACCAATGCCTTCCTCAGAACAA ATTACGGGGTTGACTCGTACGATATCGGAGCAGGCTTCGGTCATTTCGGCATCGCAACTGATGAT GTGGCGAAAACAGTTGAACTCATAAGGGCAAAGGGAGGCAAGGTGACTAGGGAGCCTGGCCCTGTCAAGGGTGGCAAGACCGTGATTGCGTTTATCGAAGACCCTGACGGCTACAAGTTCGAGATCCTAGAGAGGCCAGGGACTCCAGAGCCACTAGGCCAAGTGATGCTTCGTGTCGGTGATCTTGACCGAGCCATAAGCTTCTACGAGAAG GCTTGTGGTATGAAACTGCTCCGGAAGCGAGACAACCCTGAATACAAG TACACGGTGGTGATGATGGGTTACGGACCTGAAGACCAGAATGCAGTTCTGGAGTTGACCTACAACTACGGTGTCGCTGCTGAATATGACAAGGGGAGTGCCTGTGCTCAG ATCGCGATAGGCACCGATGATGTCTACAAGACCGCCGAGGTGGTGAAGCTGTCTGGAGGGCAAGTGGTGCGGGAGGCAGGCCCATTGCCGGGGCTTGGCACCAAGATCACAGCCATCCTGGACCCCGATGGGTGGAAATCG GTGTTTGTTGACAACATTGACTTTGCCAAAGAACTGGAGTAA